The sequence TGAGAGCAAGAGCGAGACACCGGCCACCCAGTCCCCTCACTCCCTCACCCCATCGGAAGTGTTAAATGCTTTTGAGCCCAAGGGCGGCCCTGAGCGACTTCGTCACACCTGCCTGAGGGTCTTGAGCAGTCACTAGCGTCGGGGGTGGCGGGGTGGAAGGGGAACAGGTCGAAGGTGAAGTGAGTTCTGAGTGAAGGAAGCAGGGCCGGGCTGAGGCCAAGGAGAGATGGTGCTGTGTTCTGCATCCTGACTTAGAGGATTTTGTAACAGCCTTCATCTCATCCGACATGACTGCAACCGATTATCCTTGTTATTCGGAGTTTTTCCAGGTGCTTCTTTCCCCTACCTTTTATGCGTTCAAGAAGTGTTGAGTGTCTGTTATGCCCCAGGCCTATGAAGGCTGTTCGATATATGGAGGAACAGGATGTGGCCTATGACTTCTCTGAGCTTGTAGTGTGGTGGAAGATGCACGGCGAAAGAGACAATTCTGCTATAGTGAGATGCAGTACCATGAATGTAGTTATTCAGGTCGCTGAGGAGCACACTGAAGAGGACCCTTACCAAATTTGGGGATGAAGTGCACCTGAGTTGAAAGCtaaggggagtgggggtgggggggaactaCACCTTACCTGAGTCAGGAGGACTGAAAAGGCAGAAGTAACAATAAATGCAAAAGCATGATGGAAAAACACAGTAGCTGAGTTTGACTGAAATGTAGTCTGAGGGAGAGTGGATGACAGATGAGACTGAAAAGCAGGGAACAGATCATATAGGCATTTTTTACAGCCTGAACCTTACTCTGAAACCAGTGGCCAGCCACTGAAAGATTTTTAAGTAGGGAGATGACACAAttagattttcattttcaaaaatgttgCTTTCCTATGGAGAAAGGATAGGAGAAGAACAAGGTTGGTGGCAAGGAGTCCAGATAGAAGGCTACTGCAGTAATGGAGACTAGGGCTGAAAGTGATCTGAATGGAAACTTGGCAGTGGAGATGGAGGGTAGTGCACTGATTCAAAAATCAACAAGACCTAGTGATTGAATAGATGTAAGGGAGTTGAAAGAGAAACCAAGAGTCAAAGATAAGCCCCAGGTTTCAGGTTTGGACAACTAAGTGGGTGGGGATGTCTGTCCTTAACAGCCCCAGGGACAGTGTCATCTTGATCTGCAGTCTGAGTCCTTGGCCTGTTGGACTTTGTGGGACCAACTGCTCTTAGTGGTCATGCTGTTTGTTGACATAAGTGCATGCATCTGTCTTCACAAAGGCCCATGACATGCGGGCAGTTACCTTTAAACTTACAGTGTTGGCTTTGTCTCTAGCTGTGGAAAGGTGGGTGGGTGATGACTACCGAATCATGGCCACCTGGTGATCTGGGCGATCTAAATTCTTTCTTTGCCTGGTGAACTGGGAAGGCCAGGTTTAGGGTCATCTCTTCTTTTAAAGAATATGGAATGTCAGAGTAAGGTTTGCTGTTACTCTGCTATAAAATCTTCAGTCACAAGCTCCTCAACTTCAAAGTATTCATCTTCAGAGAAGGTATTGTCTTGCTCCTAAGCCAAGGAACCAGACTGAACTTTTATCCAAAATTAGGAATGGTTAGGCTTTTGACTCCTTACCCAAAAAGTTGAAATTCAGACATTGGTTATCTGGTATGTGCAAATTACTATTGATTGGGAGGGTATACAGAGGGAGAGGGTGCAGTAATAAAGTGACAAATCTTGTCCTCAAGGGATACATAGTTCAGTGTAAAAGATTCCACACTTCCTTGAAGAACTCTAACACGTGGTATAAAGTTATGGATATATAGAAGTGTGAAGATAAAGTTCTGTGTGAGGCAGTTGAAAGAAGTTTACTTGAGGTAAGGCATCATGAAAAGGGAATGCTGTATCCTAAGATGTGGCATTTGAACTGGGCCAAAAGGAAGGAAACCATCATTTGTTGATCATTGATCTATCGTATTATCTAGTTATCCAGCTctcacttctctctcttctctttgatgATAGCAGTACTTATTCCTTACATTCTTACACCTCAAAATCACCAGAATATTTTCTAGTTATCCAATAGTATTAGGGTACTGAAGTTCTCTTACCTTTTGGGGGGGTTACATTTAATCTATTTAGTCATCTACTACTGCTGATTGAGAGGGTAGGTCAAAGAATTTATGAACTTGGAAGGAAACAGGACGATAACTATTAAACTGAGAGGAAAGCCTAGATCTTTAGAAGATGTACTTATGCTTGGGCAAAGATGAGAAAGAGATGTGTTGTCTGCTCTCTGGTTTGTGCAACAAACTTTTTTATTGCCACCTTTTCCCAGAGACAGGTCCTTGCCTGTTTCCTTACAAACCCACACTATGGCAGCCTCATTAACGCAAATGGCCATGCTGAAGTATGGACGGATTGGAATGATATGTCCAAGTTTTTCCAGTATGGATGGAGATGCAACACTAATGAAGATGCCTATTCAAACCGTACCTTGATGGGCAACTGGAACCAGGAAAGATATGACATAAAGAATATCGTGCAGCCCAAACCCTTGCCTTCCCAGGTAATTGAactttctcttctttgttttcttctgttagcAAAAGAAATACCAGTGGCCATTTGAGAAACAGGAATCTGATAACTTCCAGTGCTGAGATCTTTCAGGCTTCTGTTCAGTGAATGGTTGGAAGAGGGCAGCAGTCCTCAGGTGAAACATTTATCCCACTTTACTATCAAGCTGAATATTATGTTAttgtaaggcttcccaggtggcttggtggtaaagaatccgcctgccaggcaggagacgcaggttcagtccctgggttgggaagatcccctggagaaggaaatggcaacccactccagtattcttgcctgggaaaccccacggacaggggagcctggcgggctatagtccactgggttacaaagagttagacatgacttagctactaaacaaccgCAAGGTAATAAAAGGATGAGCATCAtgctttttctcttgcttttctttggacttCATTAGTctacagaaatatttatataatgtcTTCTGATTCAGGTTAGTTTCTCCTCTGGTCCCTGCTAGCTAGATTTGTCATTTATCTTCATGTTGCCCTGAAGTCTCCTAAACAAACATACACAGGATATAAAGATTGGTAGGATATAGGTTAATGACATGTATAAATCTCTAGTCAATCTAAAATATTATAGAGGCTGCTAGAATTTATGCCATTGTGTCCTTTATTTCCCAGCTTTGGCTATAGACACCTGTATTTTTGAACTACTcccttttctttccagtttggaCACTACTTTGAAACAACATATGATACAAGCTACAACAACAGAAGGCCACTTTCAACCCATAGTAGGTGACCTattctttttaattcttattgCCTCAGAAGGAACACAAAGAAAActtaaatgagtgaatgatttctctcttttctcagctttgaCAGGTTTCACTGCATATTCGCTCAGAAATAACAGAGATTACTTACTAAGACTCCCCTTTTTTCTTCCCTCAGGGTTTAAGCGAGAGCCTCACTGGTTCCCAGGACATCAACCTGAGCTGGTTCCTCCTCCATACAAATGTACAGAAAAGTCAATCTACATGAGTAGTTATTCAAAGCCTCAAATTGATcatcactctgtgtgtgtgtggaatccTAGCAACTGCCGGTTTCAGAGTCCATGATTCTAAGAAAGAATAAGTTTCATTTTTCCAGTGTAGAATGTAGGAGGGAACTCATTCTAAGTACAACTAAGATTTTAGCTGACTGTAGCACAGTTTTACTCTCTGAATAAATAAAGCCCAACAAATATTCTCTACCCCCACTTTTTTAAACCAAGAAATGTCAAATTTAAGTTAAGTATATTTATTCTTAGTCTACATTACGGATGTTGTAGGACAGCATTGAAAAGAGTTATTTCTTTCAAATCTTCAACCCCTCTGCTCTTCCCTGCCTTCCACTAGGGGCAGAGCTGCAAAATCCATCCTGACTTAGGCTACATTTGCCTAGATGCTTTCTGGATGTGAGCCTGGTAGTCATGGTCAGATAAGTTATATTTACTATCACTCTAATGAATATCCCCTCTTAAGGACCAGAAGAAGAAATAtaactatttttattaatatggaaaatttgaaacataaaaatatagaGTAGTATAATGAACTCCTATGTACCATTACCCAGCTTCAACAATCGATGACCAATCTTATCTATCCCTATttactttctctatttttaaatttttctctgaaattatataatttcatccataaatatttcagtttatATCTCAAAAAGATAAAGACTCAATTTTTGACTCCCTGCCAAAGATTGCCAAAGAAAACTGCtgatcagacacagctgagttgTTTATTAAACCTGTGACAAGGAAGAACCTCAGCTTGACACAGTCTTGGTAATGATTCAGAAAGGTAATGTTAGGGCAGGAAACTTTTAGGAATTTGGGATGACTTAGGGTAGGGTATTTTTAGGAATTTGGGATGATTCAGCCGGTTTAAGATGGGTCTTTCATTGTGAGGAACTGGCTACAATTGAGAAAAGATTGTGAATAGCTTAGGGTTGGTGAACACTCAGAGGCAATAGTCTTAACATCagtacattccttttttttttaatctcctattTAAGATGACAATGTAATATATGGGAGATAGTTCCCATATATTACCTCCCAAACCTTCATTATTTTTTGAAACAGGTATGAATATGGAATTTATGTTGTACATGATGTTAGGTAGTGACTaagttttgtttatttctgtatggCTATCCAGTTGTCCCCATGTTATTAAAAAGACCATACTTTCTTCACTTCTCTTCAAagccatttttaatataaatcaaCTATCTGTGTATACttgggtctgtttctgggctctctattatATTCCATTAGCCtaacttgttttttatttaatccCATCTTTGGTATAATGCCTTAATTACCTCACTATCTTAATTATGATAATTGTATAAGTCTTAACATCCAGTAGATCAAATTGTTTTACTTTGTCTTTCTGGAAGAGCACCTTAGCTGTTtttgatcctttgcatttccatgtaaattttagaatcaatttgCCAAGTTCCACTAAAAGATAGTTAGGATGTTGATGGAAATTGTATTGTTTGATGGCATTGTATTGTTTGATCAACTATAGAATTTGAATTATTATCTCTTACTAATATTAATAATTCATTGGTGTATATTTTGCAGTATGAATATTTTATAGGCACATGTTTTAAGTTTATATGTTATGTGTCTATCCTACTCCCTAGGTATCCAGTgcattttttattgtgataaaatataaaatgtaccattttaactgtttttaagtgtacaattcagtggcattaaatacatgCATAGTGTTGTGCAACCGTCACCACcgtttccagaactttttcatcattacaAGCTGAAACTCTATACCAGTTAATCAACAATTCCTCAttcccctcttctcctgtccctggtaacctctattctcttttctgtctctatgaatttgcctcttCTAGGTACCtcctgtaagtggaatcatacagtatttttctttttgtctctggtttatttcacttagtttgtTTTCAGGTTTCCTCCATGTTACAGCATGTGTCCTTTCTAAGACATCTATTGGATGATACCCCATTTTACTTCTCTGTTCACTTGTCAGTAGACCCCTGGGGTGTTTTCATCTTGCGGGTAgtgcggctgctgctgctctgaACATCGCTGTGCTgtgtctgtgcttagtcgcttgatgttgtctgactctgcgactccatggactgcagcccaccaggctcgtctgcccatggtgattctccagacaagaacactggagtgggttgccatgccctcctccaggagatcttctcaacccagggatcgaacccaggtgtgtcccgcatggcaggtggattggattctttaccagaagaatccctgagccaccagggaagctatgaaCATTAGTGCACAGATACTTGTTCGAAtccctgctttcaattattttgggcATGTACCCATAAGTGGAATTGCCgcatcatatggtaattctacttaACAGTTTGGAAATGCCACAgtttcccatagtggctgcacttttttacattcccactggtaATGAAtacacaagggttccaatttccccACATCGTTACTAACACATATTCTCTGGTGTTTTGTCTGTTCGTTCTCATTTTATAGTAGCCATCCTGGTGGGTGTAAAATGGTCTCTCCtggctttgatttgtattttcctcaTGGCCAGTggtcttgagcatcttttcatgtgcttttcagTTATTTGTATGTTGTCtgtgagaaatgtttattcaagtcctttgttccatttttaaaataattttattgatttattttttggctgtgctgggtcttgggtctttgctgctgcacaggcttttctctggttgcgtcATGttggggctactctttagttgcagtgcacagtcttattgcagcagcttctctttttgctgagcacaggctttaCAACACATGGGCTTCAACAGTTGCAATGCAAGGGCTCAGTAGTGTagttcctgggctctggagtactGGCTCAAtatttgtggtgcacaggcttaactGTTTCACGGCATGTAGAGGTCTTCCCAGacaagagattgaacctgtgtctcctgcattggcaggcagattctttaccactgctttgctcatttttgaactgggttgtttgcttttttgttgttgaattgtagatattctttatgtatctttatatattttggatattaatctctATAATCAACTactatatgatttgcaaatatcacTCTTTGGGTTCTTTCATTCCCTTGTTAGTGTCCTTTGATAGATAtacaaaagttttcaatttttatgaagttgagtttatcttttttttttttttattgcttttggtgtcatatccaataAATCATTGCTAAAATCAATGTCATGAAactgtctatgttttcttctaagctcTTATGATTAGGTGTTTGATTCTCTTTGAGTTAATGTTTGTGTATTATGTAAGGTAAgggtctaatttcattcttttgcacatggatatacagttttcccagcaccgtgtgttgaaaagactgtccttttcctGTTAAATGGTCTTGATATGTTTGTCAATAATCATTTGACTGTATTTGTTAGGGATTATTTCTGGGCCCTCTATTCTTTTCCTTGGTCTATGTCTGCCTTTATGCTAATAccacactttttaaattattgtagtTTTGTAATAAGCTTTGAAATTAGAAAGTGTGAATCTTCCaagtttgttcctctttttcaagATGGTTTTGTCTATTTCAGGGCTCTCTGAGATCTCATGTGAATTTTAGGGTGGAATTTTCTACCTCTGCAAAAAATatattggaattttgataagaa comes from Dama dama isolate Ldn47 chromosome 1, ASM3311817v1, whole genome shotgun sequence and encodes:
- the CFAP68 gene encoding cilia- and flagella-associated protein 68, translated to MTATDYPCYSEFFQRQVLACFLTNPHYGSLINANGHAEVWTDWNDMSKFFQYGWRCNTNEDAYSNRTLMGNWNQERYDIKNIVQPKPLPSQFGHYFETTYDTSYNNRRPLSTHRFKREPHWFPGHQPELVPPPYKCTEKSIYMSSYSKPQIDHHSVCVWNPSNCRFQSP